One genomic segment of Jaculus jaculus isolate mJacJac1 chromosome 2, mJacJac1.mat.Y.cur, whole genome shotgun sequence includes these proteins:
- the Tmem205 gene encoding transmembrane protein 205 → MVEGGDPGGLVKVVHLLVLSGAWGMQMWVTFASGFLLFRSLPRHTFGLVQSKLYPFYFYISMGCAFINLCILAPQRAWSQLTVWEASQLCLLLLSLTLATINAHWLEPRTTAAMWALQTVEKERGLGGEVPGSHQGPDPYRQLREKDPKYSALRRKFFHYHGLSSLCNLGCVLSNGFCLAGLALGLQSL, encoded by the exons ATGGTGGAAGGCGGGGACCCAGGCGGCCTGGTTAAGGTGGTCCATCTGCTGGTCTTGTCAGGTGCCTGGGGTATGCAAATGTGGGTGACCTTCGCCTCAG GCTTCCTGCTGTTCCGAAGCCTTCCCcgccatacctttgggctggtgCAGAGCAAACTTTACCCTTTCTACTTTTATATTTCCATGGGCTGTGCGTTCATCAACCTCTGCATCTTGGCCCCACAGCGTGCCTGGAGCCAGCTTACAGTCTGGGAGGCCAGCCAG CTCTGCTTGCTGCTCCTGAGCCTCACACTGGCCACCATCAATGCGCACTGGCTGGAGCCCCGTACCACTGCCGCCATGTGGGCCCTGCAGACCGTGGAAAAAGAGCGGGGCCTCGGTGGAGAGGTGCCGGGCAGCCACCAGGGGCCTGACCCCTACCGCCAGCTCCGGGAGAAGGACCCCAAGTACAGTGCTCTCCGCCGGAAGTTCTTCCACTACCACGGCCTGTCTTCTCTCTGCAACCTGGGCTGCGTGCTAAGCAATGGGTTCTGTCTTGCGGGCCTTGCCCTGGGCCTCCAGAGCCTCTAA